The genomic segment CGCCAAGCTCCAGTCGTTTGTGGACCGGGGCATCATGGTTGCCATCGATGACTTTGGTACCGGCTATTCATCATTGGCCTACTTGCATGCCTTGCCGGTCAAGGTTCTGAAGATCGACCGTCAATTTGTCCATCGTCTCGGGCCGGATGGTCGCGACTCGCGCATCGTGTCAGCCATTCTGGCCATAGCCGAGGCGCTGGACCTGGAGGTCGTTGCCGAAGGTATTGAAACGGAAGAGCAGCGCCGCAGGCTGCGGGAACTGAACTGCCATCGTGGTCAAGGCTTTCTGTTGGCAAGGCCGACGCCACTGGCCGACCTGTCATTGGCCTGACTGTCTCTGCAATTTTGACAACTATCAATAAAAACATAACTTTTGTTCAGCTTTTGCGCATTTTGCAAGATTTGGCTAGGGGGCTGCACTGCAGCTACGCCTGTATCCCGCTAGGGCTTATCATGTGGGTCTTGGCACTCATGGGGCTGATGCGCACCGAGCTTGCCGTGCACGCCCTGACCATTGGTGGCATGGGCACCATGATGCTGGCAATGATGGCCAGGGTTTCGCTAGGTCATACTGGCCGCCCCATACGCACTTTGCCCGGTATTGGTGTGGCGCTGGGCTTAATGCTAATAGCCGCCTTGGTGCGTTCACCCGTACTAGCATTTTTCCCTCAAATTACCCACTGGACCTACACGCTGAGCATCATTTTCTGGTGCATGGCCTACACCATATTTCTAATGCACTACACATGGCCACTGATGCAGGCGCGCGTCGACGGGCAGGATGGCTGACGTATTAACGATCGACGAGGGTGACCCGCGCACCGCCAAAGGCAAGGCTGCGTGGGTTTGCCACAGGGCGGTTGTTGGTGAGGTGCGTGATGCCTACCCCGCAACGGCCCACCATCCAGATCAGGCAGGCAGTGAAATAGAGGTAACCCAATGCCCAGGGGGCCATTGCCGGTAACCCAATCCACCCCAGTAAGTGCCAAATAGCCGTGAACGCTACCCCGCTAAGTAAGCCGCTGCCCATCGCCATGCCGCCCCACTCGTGCCAGCGGCGGCGGGCGGTCTTCTCGTCGTCGGCAAACCATAGCGTCTTGAGCAGGTACACCGTGGCCAGTGGCGCATTGGCCGCCAGCAACGCTTCCAGCTTCACCACCTGCTCGGGCTCGAGGTTGCCCTCATTGACCACATGGAAACGATCGTAGACCACCTCGGCGCTGGGGCGCTGAGCCTTCACCTCCAGATCGACTCGAAGAACGGACGAATCGCCTCGCGGGAGCGCCCTTCTCCGATCCAGATCGCCTGTTGGGTGTCGGCGCAGGCAACCACGGTGGCGTAGCGCTGCCCCTTGTGCGGGCGAACTCGTCCATCATCAGGTGTCGCAACCGTGTCGGATCCGGGGCTGGCAGATCGCGCTGCAGACGCCGCTTGTCGATGGTCTTGACGGTATGCCAGTGCAGGCCGACCAGGTCCGCAACATGGCGAATCGGCAGCAACGTCACCAGGCGTTCCACCCACTGGCGCAAGGTGGTGGTGACCGGAGAACGCCCCGGTAACCAGTCGATGCGCTCTCGTGTGGGGCCACAGGCCGGACAGGCGCGCTATGCGGTCTATGTGGTCGATGGCCTCAGTAGTCCATCTGTAGCTTGACCAGCGCGGTGCGACCCGGCTCGACCAGCGGGTTGCCGATCAGGTCGTTGGAGTAGGCCAGGTCTTCAGCCCCGGTCGGGTTGCGTCCGACCCGATCAAACAGGTTTTCCACGCCTACGCTGATCTTCCATTGCTTCCACTGCGCACCGAACAAGCGGCCCAGATGGCTGCCAGCATACAGGTCGACCATGGCATAGCTGGCGGTTTCGCGCTCCTGACTGTCGTCGATACGGGTTCTGCCCCGATAGCCGCGCACCTTGCCCTCGGTGTACCAGTGGTCGGCCTGGTAGCGCAGGGTCAGTTGACCGCTGAGCGGCGCGATGCCAGCCAGCGGCTTGTCTTCGCTGTTATTGGTGCCGCGGGTGGCCGCCAGCGAATAGCGCATGCTCCAGGGACCGGTCAGTTGGGTCTCGCCATCCAGTTCGATTCCCTCGATGGTTGCCTTGCTGATGTTCTGCTGTTGCCTTATGTCGCTGCTGACCGGGACGAGGGCGATCAGGTCGTCGTAGCGGCTCTGGTAAGCGGTCAGGCTGGCATGGCTCTGTTTGCCATACCAACGCACACCTAACTCGGCTGTGAGATTGGTTTCAGGCTCCAGATTCGGCGCGGGAATGGTGGTGATGGTGGAGGAGACACTGGTTCGCGCCATCTGCTGGCCCGAGGGCGAACGGAAGCCGCGACTCAGATTGCCCACCAGATCCCAGTCGGGCGTCAGTCGGTAAATCCCGCCGAAGCTGCCAGTAAGCGCGCTGTGGCGATTGTTGGTGTTGCCCTGGTAGGCCTGGGTGACGACTTCACTTTCGCCAGCGATGGCGCTGCCGATCTTGACCTCAACCACGTCGCCACGCAGGGCTCCGGTCAGCGACCAGCGCTCGTTGAGGTACCAGTCGCCGTTGATGAACAGGCCGAAATTGGTCTGTTCGGTATCCCGCTCCAAGGTATTCCAGCCTCTCTCGGCCAGCGGTGTGCCGTCCTTGTTGTAGCGCCGCCGTCTGTTCTCGCGCCCATCGGCCACCTCGTTGAAGAAATCGCCGCCAAAGCTCAGCTGATGGTTCCCGACCTGCCGGGTGGCGGTCAGGTGGCCACCGAATACTGTCGGAGAATGATTCTTCTGGTGAGTCGCCACATCGAACTCGGAATTTCTCCGGTTGACCTGATAGCTGTCGGTGGTGATGTGTCGGACGTAGAGGCTGGCATCGAGCGAGTCGGCCCAGTCGCTGAAGGCCTGGCTGTTGTAGTTCAGGCGCAGGTAGCGTTCGACCAGAGGATCTTCGCGGACTTCCAACAGGTCAGGCCCTGGAGCGGCCCCCTGGCCGCCGGCACGACCGGAAGTGACGTTTTGATAGCGTCCGGACAGTTCCCAGCGCGCCGTATCGCTGGTGCGATAGCCGATATTGAAGTCCAGCCCCCGGCTGTCGTAGTCGCTGTTGTCCACCTTGCCGAGGGGGCTGTCGTAGTCGTTGGCGGTACGCTGGTTGACGCCGACCAGCACGTCGAAGCCATTGCCGCCGCCGACCAGCTCGCCGCGCAGGCCGTACATGTCGCCATTGCTCGACCACTCGGCCGCCCGTAGCCTGGGCGCCAGCGAGAAGTCCTGGCCTTTTTCGACATTGGCGCGGCGGGTGATGATGTTGACCACACCGCTCATCGCATCGGAGCCATACAGTGCCGACGCCGGGCCGCGAATGATCTCGATCCGCTCGATGGCGTTAGGGTCGAGCAGGTTGAATTCGAGGGTTCTGCGACCACGGTGGCGGTCGCCGTCGATGGCCAGAACCGTGCGGCCGCTTCTGCTGTTCTGGCCGCGCATGACCAACTGCCCGCCCAGACCGCCGCTGCGCGCGTACTCGATGCCGGGCACTTCATCGAACAGGCGCTGGATACCGCCGGCATTCAGATACTCGCGGACCTGCTGCGGGCCGATGACCGTGATGGTGCGTGGAGAGTCCTCGATACTGACTGCCGAGCGACTGGCAGTAACGGCCACCGCCGGCAGTTCAACAGCCTGATTCTGTGCCGCGATGGCAATAACCGGGGCGGCCAGCAGCAACAGGCCACTGAACGAGGGAGCCAGTAACAGACGGGCGTATGGTGTGGTGGGCACTTGAAATCCTCCTTTATGCTATTGATGCAAAAAATAATTCTTATGAGACGTATTTCTTTTTGATTGAACAGTGCTGCAACGAGGTCTGGCTGATTACAGAATCATGTGTATGGCCGCCTAGTCAGGCAGACCGATTTTCTGATCGGCCCAGCAGCTCGGCGCATGGCTGGTGTAGATCACCAGCCGCTGGCTACCTCTGGCCTGCTTGAGCAATTCCACAACGCGCTCGTAGCGCTCCCGATCCAGCCCGGTGCAGGGCTCGTCCAGCAGCAGAATCGGTGTCGGCGAGCAAAAGGCGCGCAGCAGTGCGAAGCGCTGCAGCTCGCCGCCAGACAGGTCGGATGAGCAGCGCTGCAGCAGACCGGACGCCAGATCGAGTTGCTCAAGCCCCGCCTGTAGTTGCCTAGCAGAGCAAGCGCAAAGCCAGTCGCGCATCCTGATGCGCGGCAGCACGGTGGGACGCTGCTCCACATAGGTCATCAGGCGTGGGCGGACAAACGCCAGCCGGGCGGCTGGCATGCCGGCCAGATCCAGCGTGGTGCCGTCTATCTCTACTCTCAGTTGGCCGCCGCCCATGCTGCGGCTGCCCCAGATACGCGAGAGCAACGTGGATTTACCCGCCCCGGATGCCCCCCAGATATGGACGATCTGGCCGGAACCGGCTACCAGGTGGGTGGCCGGGCCTTTGAGCATGTCGCTGTAAACACTAAGTTGCACGGTGGGCCGGTTCATCACAGCACCGCCTTGACCAGTGCTTGGGCAGTGGGGTGATCCGGCTCGGTCAACAGTCGGTCGATAACCGCCTCGCTGACGATCCGGCCCTGATCCATGACCAGCGCCCGGTCGGCAATCAGCCGGGCCAGGCGCAGGTCGTGGGTCACGAACAGCATCGAGGTGGCGCGCTCATGCTTGAGCTGCATCAGTATGT from the Marinobacter sp. LQ44 genome contains:
- a CDS encoding ATP-binding cassette domain-containing protein, with the translated sequence MNRPTVQLSVYSDMLKGPATHLVAGSGQIVHIWGASGAGKSTLLSRIWGSRSMGGGQLRVEIDGTTLDLAGMPAARLAFVRPRLMTYVEQRPTVLPRIRMRDWLCACSARQLQAGLEQLDLASGLLQRCSSDLSGGELQRFALLRAFCSPTPILLLDEPCTGLDRERYERVVELLKQARGSQRLVIYTSHAPSCWADQKIGLPD
- a CDS encoding TonB-dependent receptor, translating into MPTTPYARLLLAPSFSGLLLLAAPVIAIAAQNQAVELPAVAVTASRSAVSIEDSPRTITVIGPQQVREYLNAGGIQRLFDEVPGIEYARSGGLGGQLVMRGQNSRSGRTVLAIDGDRHRGRRTLEFNLLDPNAIERIEIIRGPASALYGSDAMSGVVNIITRRANVEKGQDFSLAPRLRAAEWSSNGDMYGLRGELVGGGNGFDVLVGVNQRTANDYDSPLGKVDNSDYDSRGLDFNIGYRTSDTARWELSGRYQNVTSGRAGGQGAAPGPDLLEVREDPLVERYLRLNYNSQAFSDWADSLDASLYVRHITTDSYQVNRRNSEFDVATHQKNHSPTVFGGHLTATRQVGNHQLSFGGDFFNEVADGRENRRRRYNKDGTPLAERGWNTLERDTEQTNFGLFINGDWYLNERWSLTGALRGDVVEVKIGSAIAGESEVVTQAYQGNTNNRHSALTGSFGGIYRLTPDWDLVGNLSRGFRSPSGQQMARTSVSSTITTIPAPNLEPETNLTAELGVRWYGKQSHASLTAYQSRYDDLIALVPVSSDIRQQQNISKATIEGIELDGETQLTGPWSMRYSLAATRGTNNSEDKPLAGIAPLSGQLTLRYQADHWYTEGKVRGYRGRTRIDDSQERETASYAMVDLYAGSHLGRLFGAQWKQWKISVGVENLFDRVGRNPTGAEDLAYSNDLIGNPLVEPGRTALVKLQMDY
- a CDS encoding NnrS family protein, whose amino-acid sequence is MWVLALMGLMRTELAVHALTIGGMGTMMLAMMARVSLGHTGRPIRTLPGIGVALGLMLIAALVRSPVLAFFPQITHWTYTLSIIFWCMAYTIFLMHYTWPLMQARVDGQDG